The nucleotide window AGGGGAGTTCCTTTTTTCCATGTTACCGAAGCATTTCCCATGCATGGAGTTGAGGGATGTTCCCCTCTTAATCCCAACGGACCATTGAAAGAGCTTGGATAAATCCCGGAATCACCGGCCGAGACATGTCCCAGAAAAATTTCCTCACCATAAGACTGCATACGCATCAATCCCTGATGACCCAGCTCAAAGAAAACATTCCAGATAATATGTGAAATTTCCCTCTCAGTCATGCCGGTTTTAATTCTTCCGGGAAGGACGTTAAAAAGAGCATGATGATGCAATTCTCCAGTCCTGCGCATGATTTCAAGCTCAAATTCAGACTTAAGGGACCGTGCAAAAGAAAAGACTTTATCAGCAGGTTTGAACTTAACCTCCTTTATTCTGGAGGTCAGCATTTCTCCAAGCTGCCATGTGAGTCCTCCACTTTCAACCCCAATAATTTCCGTAAGAGGCGATCCACATTCCTTAGCAATAGGGGCAAGATGACTGTAAGACTTGAAAGCCCGAATGTTTTTAACAGGACTTTCAAGCATGGCCCTATCCAAAGAACGCCTGACGAACAGTACCGGTTCACCCTCCAGCGGAAGCCAGAACACCCCGTTTACTAGAGAACCGCTCAGATAATAAATCTGGAGACGAGAAAAAGCCATTACACCACTTGCATCCGGGACAAGAGTACGCAAAAAATCGCGGCACTTTTCCCAGCGGATTTTTAATTCATCCTCAGGTACTGCAAACTGCTTTTTAAATTCAGTCATATCAATTACCCTCATTTATTAATTTGTATTTTCTGATTTGAATGAATACGGGCTCAGATAAAAAAAGGAAGGAAAGCTGCAACAATTTTCAGCCGGATAACTTTTTTGCATTAGCAGAAAGATTACTGTAGCATGCGCCCAGTCTGCGATTTGTGTCAATCAGGAAGACAGGAGGCAATAAATTGCTTTACGATGATAAAGAGCTAGCTGGACTTCTAGCAGAGGTCAAGAGCATTGCAATCATAGGAGCTGTAGATAAACCGGGACGTCCGGTTGACAGTGTGGGCAGGTATCTTATTGACTCCGGTTTTAAAATTTTTCCTGTTCATCCTAAACGGACAAACGTCTGGGGGCTTGAAACCTTCCCTTCAATTCTGGATATTCCTGAACCAATTGATATTGTAGATTTGTTCAGAGCAGCAAATTTCTGCCCCGACCACGCAAACGAAGTGTTGCAACTAAAGCAACTCCCGAGTATTTTCTGGATGCAGTCCGGGATATTCTGTTCCGAAGCCAAAGAAATACTCTCCACTACCCCAGTTAAAATTATTGAAAACCGTTGTCTGATGGTTGAACACCAAAGGTTGGTTAATAAATAAATGACATTAGCTTTTGAATGTAAAATGTGCGGTCACTGCTGCAAAGGCAAAGGTGGAATAATCCTCACATCCAAAGACCGCAGCAGGCTTGCTGAGCACCTTAAAATCAGCCCTGAAGAACTCATCGAAAAATATACGGAAAAAATAAACGGTAAAATAAGACTTATCTGCGGTGAAGACGACTACTGCATTTTTTTCAGCGAGGGCTGCTCTGTTCATCCGGGAAGACCGGATATCTGCCGTGCATGGCCTTTCTTCCGCGGAAATTTAATTGATGAAACTAGTTGGGAGATGATTCAGGAATACTGTCCCGGAGTTGAGGCTAAAGCCGGGCATAAGGAATTTGTTCGTCAGGGCAAAGAATACATCAAGCAGGAAGGATTACGTCAGCATGACCCTGACATTGCCCCCAATGCACTAATCACCGACCCGGAATAATCCATTATAATGACTCTTCAGGAAGCGTACAGCATATTACAATTGACTCCGGGAGCAGGCAGCCCGGAAGTAAAAAAGGCTTTCAGGAAACTTGCCTTTAAAATGCACCCGGACCTGAACCCCAGCCCTGACGCTGCGGCAAAGTTCAGACAGATAAACGAAGCTTACGTCTTTCTCACCAAAAACAAAGACAACAAGTACCGGGCTTCGTCATCAAAAGAAAACTTCAGAGCTTCCTCAGCAAGCAAAGCAAAGACAAGTGCATCGGAAGGAGCCAAAGCCTACCGTTCACAGCAGCAACGCACAAAACAATCATACACCGGTGCATCTTCTACAACAAGATCATCAGCTTCCAGAGGAACATTCTACAGACGTGAAGAAGAAGTTCTTAAAGATATTTTAAATGATCCTTTTGCCAGACAGGTTTTCGAAGACATATACAGCCAGATAAAAAAAGACCGTCCGGGTTCTTATAATAAAAGTGCTACTGAAAAAAAAATAAACTTCAACTGGGGTCAGAAATCAGCATCGCTTGATGTCAGCTCCGGTCTTCTGG belongs to Maridesulfovibrio bastinii DSM 16055 and includes:
- a CDS encoding M24 family metallopeptidase, which gives rise to MTEFKKQFAVPEDELKIRWEKCRDFLRTLVPDASGVMAFSRLQIYYLSGSLVNGVFWLPLEGEPVLFVRRSLDRAMLESPVKNIRAFKSYSHLAPIAKECGSPLTEIIGVESGGLTWQLGEMLTSRIKEVKFKPADKVFSFARSLKSEFELEIMRRTGELHHHALFNVLPGRIKTGMTEREISHIIWNVFFELGHQGLMRMQSYGEEIFLGHVSAGDSGIYPSSFNGPLGLRGEHPSTPCMGNASVTWKKGTPLSTDVGFVLEGYHTDKTQIYWGGNRESIPESVLSAQSFCEDMQSLAASMLKPGATPEAIYLAVLSEAEKRGFSEGFMGIGQSKVPFLGHGIGLAVDGFPPVAKGFDLEIQKGMVFAFEPKQSIPGVGMVGVENTFEVTADGCRSITGDDFSIIYID
- a CDS encoding CoA-binding protein, translating into MLYDDKELAGLLAEVKSIAIIGAVDKPGRPVDSVGRYLIDSGFKIFPVHPKRTNVWGLETFPSILDIPEPIDIVDLFRAANFCPDHANEVLQLKQLPSIFWMQSGIFCSEAKEILSTTPVKIIENRCLMVEHQRLVNK
- a CDS encoding YkgJ family cysteine cluster protein is translated as MTLAFECKMCGHCCKGKGGIILTSKDRSRLAEHLKISPEELIEKYTEKINGKIRLICGEDDYCIFFSEGCSVHPGRPDICRAWPFFRGNLIDETSWEMIQEYCPGVEAKAGHKEFVRQGKEYIKQEGLRQHDPDIAPNALITDPE
- a CDS encoding J domain-containing protein — protein: MTLQEAYSILQLTPGAGSPEVKKAFRKLAFKMHPDLNPSPDAAAKFRQINEAYVFLTKNKDNKYRASSSKENFRASSASKAKTSASEGAKAYRSQQQRTKQSYTGASSTTRSSASRGTFYRREEEVLKDILNDPFARQVFEDIYSQIKKDRPGSYNKSATEKKINFNWGQKSASLDVSSGLLGGLKSWMRNQLDDTQTVYYPAGVLFPGRTIRITIAQGLRKKTKTLDITLPRDFVIGRSIRLKGQGRRLGPFKGDLYLKILAK